The following proteins are encoded in a genomic region of Liolophura sinensis isolate JHLJ2023 chromosome 5, CUHK_Ljap_v2, whole genome shotgun sequence:
- the LOC135465782 gene encoding uncharacterized protein LOC135465782 isoform X2 codes for MASPQDRIKTVKYYEKDSVIPVEEDFLHEFKGHRNLAVEELPPSSQVHARQEKATRKAASRNINAFLNTGKGGTLYMGILDDGTVKGIDLTQYQKDHVQASLDDLMMRYSPPVKPHRYKLQFIPVLDKALSEQAKLQQCAYEQRMIGLSTEEERLRPHQLRTALFCWCDKDAIAQKNMGQISTSYVIEVHIKSWDPSDYRNLEGAVTSTNLNPIHEDEEGNAYFRRQASVVMYTMAELAELTKSEVRKIYDPQISRCQDGKRS; via the exons ATGGCTAGCCCACAGGATAGGATAAAgacagtgaaatattatgaGAAAGATTCAGTTATTCCTGTTGAAGAAGACTTTCTGCATGAGTTCAAGGGTCACAGAAACCTTGCAGTTGAGGAATTACCTCCAAGTTCACAAGTCCATGCAAGACAAGAGAAGGCAACACGCAAAGCGGCGTCCAG AAACATAAACGCCTTTTTGAACACGGGTAAAGGTGGCACATTATACATGGGAATTCTTGATGATGGGACTGTAAAGGGAATTGACCTGACTCAGTACcag AAAGACCATGTTCAAGCCAGTTTGGATGATTTGATGATGCGCTATTCCCCACCAGTGAAGCCGCATCGATACAAACTGCAGTTTATTCCAGTTCTGGATAAGGCATTATCAGAGCAAGCCAAACTGCAACAATGTGCATATGAACAACG CATGATAGGTCTGTCCACTGAGGAAGAGCGGCTACGACCTCATCAGCTACGGACAGCTCTTTTCTGCTGGTGTGACAAGGACGCCATTGCTCAGAAAAACATG GGCCAAATTTCCACATCCTATGTCATTGAAGTGCACATCAAATCATGGGACCCAAGTGACTATAGGAACCTAGAGGGCGCTGTAACCTCCACCAACCTTAACCCTATTCATGAAGATGAAGAAGGAAATGCCTACTTCCGAAGACAGGCCAGTGTTGTCATG TACACTATGGCTGAATTGGCGGAATTAACCAAGAGTGAAGTTCGCAAGATTTATGACCCACAGATATCAAG ATGTCAAGATGGCAAGAGAAGTTGA
- the LOC135465782 gene encoding uncharacterized protein LOC135465782 isoform X1 — MASPQDRIKTVKYYEKDSVIPVEEDFLHEFKGHRNLAVEELPPSSQVHARQEKATRKAASRNINAFLNTGKGGTLYMGILDDGTVKGIDLTQYQKDHVQASLDDLMMRYSPPVKPHRYKLQFIPVLDKALSEQAKLQQCAYEQRMIGLSTEEERLRPHQLRTALFCWCDKDAIAQKNMGQISTSYVIEVHIKSWDPSDYRNLEGAVTSTNLNPIHEDEEGNAYFRRQASVVMYTMAELAELTKSEVRKIYDPQISSLKDEIERCLQSLNEQES; from the exons ATGGCTAGCCCACAGGATAGGATAAAgacagtgaaatattatgaGAAAGATTCAGTTATTCCTGTTGAAGAAGACTTTCTGCATGAGTTCAAGGGTCACAGAAACCTTGCAGTTGAGGAATTACCTCCAAGTTCACAAGTCCATGCAAGACAAGAGAAGGCAACACGCAAAGCGGCGTCCAG AAACATAAACGCCTTTTTGAACACGGGTAAAGGTGGCACATTATACATGGGAATTCTTGATGATGGGACTGTAAAGGGAATTGACCTGACTCAGTACcag AAAGACCATGTTCAAGCCAGTTTGGATGATTTGATGATGCGCTATTCCCCACCAGTGAAGCCGCATCGATACAAACTGCAGTTTATTCCAGTTCTGGATAAGGCATTATCAGAGCAAGCCAAACTGCAACAATGTGCATATGAACAACG CATGATAGGTCTGTCCACTGAGGAAGAGCGGCTACGACCTCATCAGCTACGGACAGCTCTTTTCTGCTGGTGTGACAAGGACGCCATTGCTCAGAAAAACATG GGCCAAATTTCCACATCCTATGTCATTGAAGTGCACATCAAATCATGGGACCCAAGTGACTATAGGAACCTAGAGGGCGCTGTAACCTCCACCAACCTTAACCCTATTCATGAAGATGAAGAAGGAAATGCCTACTTCCGAAGACAGGCCAGTGTTGTCATG TACACTATGGCTGAATTGGCGGAATTAACCAAGAGTGAAGTTCGCAAGATTTATGACCCACAGATATCAAG TTTGAAAGACGAAATTGAGAGGTGTCTTCAGAGTTTAAATGAACAAGAGTCATGA